The Coccinella septempunctata chromosome 6, icCocSept1.1, whole genome shotgun sequence genome segment ttccgaaattttgcactaaaagtgatttattcctcaaaatactgatactccaaaaatctaattgcatattcgtgatctaccttgaattaatatgtaaaatgatccgggtcgatatatgtagttacaaaaataaatttttgttcggaataatttcgttcatgaagcgcgggtaaaaacgatagacgatggcgggttgcaaacgacattcttgtaaatacaaactttttaatttttttttatatatgcaatttttgggagtattaagggaaaagaataacttttaatggaacaatgagaaaaaatatcttttgatggaacaatgggaaaaaaatatgagtgatttttttcccaaagtactcatcttaggaaaaatctaattacatattcgtaatctatacgacctcgaactagtgaaaaaaataactcgggttgaaagtgatgacgaatatgcaattagattttttttcctacgaaccttagagggggggggggggggcgccatcatgaatatttgccccggtcagaaaaaatcgtagatccgggcctgcctAATGAACAGACATTTCTAAATAATTTCTTTCACGTTGCAGCCATTTCAAAGAACACTCAGAGAATTCTAGAAAGGAATATGACAATGAGAAAGAACAACTAAAAATCCAAATGATTCAATCACAAGCTAAAGATAAAGAAACAATAGAGAAAATGCAGATGAGATATAACTGTTTAGAGAAACTGTAAGTATTCGAGAAACAtatattttggaaaaattatactgaatttgaaaatttacttatttatttatcatATGGGTGTTAGACACATTAAAAAGTTtgaaatacaatacaatacataCGGAATAAAGTGAACCATACACATGTGGACGTGAAATCGATAATGAGACcaacaaatttcatttttaatttccaTTCCAGTTTCAATGAAGTGAGGCAAAGATATGAAAATAGAGAATCCAGAAAGGAGGACTTGAACACAATAGCAGATCTACGAAGGATGATTGCGGAGCAGGAAAAGGATATAGCGTGTATGAACGAGGAGAAAAGATATTTCCAAATGCAATGTATGATTTTGGAAGCGAAGCTCGATGGTAACTTCTCCGAAGAAGAAGTATTCCAAGATGCGGATCAGGAGAATATGCATTTGAAGCAAAATAGTAATAACACCAATCAAGAGAATCCTACTGCGTTCAATGGAACTTTCACTGCGTTAAACAATTCCGTGAATGGCCCTAAATTATCGATTCCTCCGACAATTCAAGAATGTGATGATATCgaggaataaaattaaatttgcCCTATTTgtataaatttttgttttgtaatTATAAGATTTTTATGAAGAGGCAGTGTTTGATTTCTTATTCTGATTTATTGTTAGCGCAAAATTTCCAGTTCAATATACTTCCTCAGCTGAACTTGAAAATTTCACGTTCAACACATTCAACGCGAGCCAAATTTCCAAATtatcaagattttttttttcatagctTCAAGTGTTTACGATTTGTTTCGCGTATTTTTCCAACTATAACAACCAATGATGCTAAAACTGATAACGGAAGAAgcatctccggttattttttaGGGAAATACCTGATTGGTTCATTTTAACCATGATGCTTCCCCGATTGACGCACATATTTAAGGTACCGACTAATGCAAAGATTGAATTTTTTCCAGATTTTCGATGGTAATCATGACGATAATTGTGAATTTTATAACATAAATCTCTCCTATAAAACTGAagataataaatattttatggACGCCCAAATGACTGTAATTCCAAGGAGATTTTAATGTTAATAAACTTATCGAAAGGAGTTCTGCTAAAATTCGGTTTTGATTCTGAGAATGAATCAATCTGTTCAAGATTTTATCTTCGTTTTAATAATTCTATTGGAGAGCCCTCCCACATACGAAATAGGTGAGATGCAGCTTTCACCCAAAACTCTTTACAATTAGTTCTTACATCATAATTTCccttattcatataaaaatagaTGTAAAGTTAATATGTAATCCCGAcacgatatttattttttttatatcagaAGGAACACAagaatctattgaaaaaaataaaatttatagtTACTCAATTTGAAATGGCCAAAAAATGAGGATAATTAAAAATCATTTGACGAGTTTTCATTGGAGTTATTGATTGAAGCAACATTAATTGTATTCTAGACTTatgcccaaccctgtatatatgtgAATGAAATATAGTAAATGCACATATCTTTAGCATATATACAGGTAAAAGTGGGTCACAGAAATTCAAACGAAATCACAAAAACCTTCTGCTAGAAATCAATATTACAATTTGCATGAAACACAATGAACATTTTATGCTCTCCTGGAACTATTCGAGtaataatgaaattcaattttttttgtcattttagGCTGTTCCATTAATACCTCAGAACTGAAGAAGAACCAACCGCTCATTCTCAATGaacaattcgaatttttttatcCAGATGATGGGATCAAGTTTTCTATAccaaaaaatggaaaactgttcgTCACTTGTATCCACGAATATAACTTCAAGTTGAAATCGATCAAAAATCCTGTGGTCAACATAACATGCCTAGAAGGAGATACGTTTCTTTTGGGAAACGATAAAATAACAATACAGGATCTTATGTGTACAAATTTTCCAAAACCTTCGGTTAGGCGTATGAAAAAAAAGTGTGGAAAGTCTTTTCAGCAGATAGAAATTGGTTTCTCCGTACAGAAGCAGTTTGTGAGAGTTTTTATCGTATGCTTCGATCCAGTGTTGCAGAATACATTTTACTCTCATTTTCGTTTGACTAAATGGATTTCCCACTCGCAGAATGCTGGAAGAATATCTTGGAGCAACGAGTATTACAATGCTAGTAGCAAGCAAATTGATGATGCTTACGTCCAAAAGATCCAGAAAGAACGTATCAATTCTCTATTGCAGTTTCCAACGAACTCTAATGAATTAGTGAAAAATGATAATCGGCATTATTTAGCGAGAGGTCATTTATCAGCAAAGGCTGATTTCTATTTTGCCCATCAGCAAAGTTCAACATTCTTCACAATAAATGCTGCACCTCAATGGCAGTCATTCAATGGTGGCAATTGGAAAACTTTAGAAGTTGCTGTCAGAAAATTAGTAACTTCCCAGAAATATGATCTAGAAATATACACAGGAACATACAAAATTCTTGAAATATCCGACAGACAAATTTTTCTTCTCGAAAGAAATGGGACTTTGGGATTACCGGTTCCTCTGTTTTTCTGGAAAATCGTTTATGAACCCATTTCCCAAACTGGTGTCGCTTTTATCGGAGTAAACAACCCTTATATAACTCGAAATCAGTTAGGCGATCTACTGATTTGTCACAGTGTTACCGATGATATTTCATGGGTGCGGTTTAAGAAAAACAATTTAGATTCGGGGTACGTTTATGCCTGCAGACTGAGAGAATTTTTGAAAGTTGTGAAGAATGCACCTAAGTTGAAAGTACGGAATATTCTAAACTGAAAAATCTTTGATGGTGAAAGTAAAAATGAGATGATGGTTCGATGCGGAATTGAAACTGAAAGACTGAAGAAGAAAATGAACAATTCAGATTGGGAATACAGTTTACATTGATACTCATCATAAGACATAAGTGATGTCTTTCTTTCATAACCATTCTATGTAGTTTCTTTTACCGAAATATTTTAGTTCAagagatttttgagtattttttctTTTAGATTTTAATTATGTTATTTATTTTCCTGCGTTAATTTTTGGATATGTGAAATATCtatttcttatccaaaaaatttttcacaacCTGGATTTTTACCAGCACGTACTGAATACCCATTACTGGGTGAAAAAATAGACATTAGATGACACTCAGCAAATAAGATaaacatttttatttcttcttcgATTGGCAATTAGAAAGACAACCCTTATTacatatttttcgatttcctttttttttttaaatggggaTCCCCAAACGCTCACCACCAATGTTTGAAtaatatcattgagtattaaacccacttaatactcaatgataatatCTAGAAAATATCGAACTATTTCTCTTCTACGTAGGTGTAGAAGGACCAAGgggttattttattttcaatcccgTAATTATAAGGAGGCTTTTGGCTATGGTCATCGAATTGAACTTGTCTCTCTTGTCTTAGAGTCTTTATAAAGGATCGTAACATCGCAGTGGACTTTGATTCAAACTTTGTCGGTCTATTTATCCAACTACTAAAAATTTGGTTGGAATTATTGtgttctcaattcctattgaaATTTAGTGAAACTTTTGTTTCCAAAATCGTGAATATCATTGAAGTAAAAGTACTGTATTTCAACATTCATATAAAGAAGCtgaatacagagtgagtctttgactcgtacaaatattttaacagtagattcttgattaAAAAGAAACACCTCCTTCCTATACCATTCTTTCTGATTCAGTCCTGATataaagataaagccattttaagttttcataatgagttgtgccacccctagaaaaacaaaaataccttcagaataactcgCTAAATCCTTTACATTacacatttgttgattttttaaAAAGATTTGCATTCGGtcagagtacccaatttttcggatttcacagatattttttatttttgaacatcaaattattcgaaaatggcgcattttatgagaaaatatgaagaatacttttatttcacaaaacgttcagataattattagatagcgtctaacttagtttcaagagttgggctctttgaatttttggtatttttactatacgtaatggtcataatgagaaaactggaagacgtgggttatatcttgtgttcgaaagagatgcatgaatgaaaaactatatgccgaaattcatttcatcagaaaaaaccgtttgtgagataaaactaaaaatatcattttttaatgattttcaacagcctgtatcttataAACCGAGCAAATTCGGAAAAAAAACTACAggaaaaaaaaggtttcttttgacctcaagtaaaatatttgtacgacacaaagactcatcctgtaagGTAGTAATATAGGTAATATATATacctaatatatatataataatataagtaGTTATAATATACAGACTTGGCAAAATGGTATCTTCTAAAAATGCAAGGAATTTAAGTCAGTTATAAGGTGTAAAacacaaaaatattcttcaacaaatatcttttttattgagagaacAGAGTAATAACAAAGTATAAAAGATTAACAGAACAGTCAACATCATCCTTCGCTTGACTAAGATGGCAGAAGAAAACATGACACttcgttaaaaataatattacatATTTGGTAAAACATAAATTACCAATATTTAATATCATACATAACTTCTTTCTGTGAGATTCGAATCTATTCAACAGACTTGATCTCAAGGATCACTCTTACATGAATCAGTCTAATTCTTCACTGAGAGAAGTGATTCAAACCGGAAGGATTAAGAGGAAAAAAGGAACAAAGAAAAACGAAAATTGAAAACAGCTAACACTCATTTCCACCAGGTTTATCCGGAAAATTCGAATACATATCCGTTTCCGAAACTGTGGGCTTTACCAGGTTCATCGTGGTAGTCCCTTTCGTTGATGCTATTTTGCTGAATGCTTTGGGGAACAGGGGCGGAGTAGGCTCTTTGCTGGTAAGGAGCAGGAGCGGAGTAGGCGTAGTTAGGCTTTTCATATAATTCTGGCCTGTACTGACCATCATCTTGAACTCCGTTGTATTGTTGGGATGGATAACTTTGCGCTGCTGGTACTGGGGCAACAGGCTGTGGAGCTTTTGGTAAGTGATCAGCTTCCAAGATCCTGAATCCTTCTTTACCAGCGGTGTATTTCACGGAGATTTTTCTGCCAGTAGGATCGGTGTAGGCGTATCCACCGCTCCTTGAACCATCAGGGCTAATAGTTTCTCCTTGGGCCAATCCGTTGTCAGAGGTGAAGAGGTATTTGAAGTTACCATCATGGTTGAGGGCTTGCTTGTGGCTTAGAATCTGGGGTGGTGGGGGGGTGTTATGGCTGTATTGAGGATTGTATTGTTGCTGTGGTTGGGTATATTGAGGTTGACCTCCGTAATGTTGACACAAACAGCATGAAAGGAGTGCAAGGACTCCAAGtccgtttctctgaaaaaaattgcagcagattatttcaagttcaattatcaTTCAATATTTCACTACTTATTTATTAGAAATGAGCTCTCTTCTCTTTTATAATTACTGGATATTCAAAGTTGAATACTTTTgctgtgaaatgaaaaataaattttctgatATTTTATTGATTGAATATTCTTCATTATGTTATTAGTTGAATAATTAGAACAAAAActgtttattcattttattgatTATAGATTATATATTCAACTATGTAGTGCCACTACATAGTTGAATATTTAAAAAGTCAGGACACGAATACCAGTCATGAATTATAgattatttcagaaaaattcagTTGGTTCGTAGAACTGCAATCTAGGAACATTTTATTGAGGACTGAGGAGAAATAATGAATAATGTATTGAGTATTACTCA includes the following:
- the LOC123315307 gene encoding uncharacterized protein LOC123315307 gives rise to the protein MNQSVQDFIFVLIILLESPPTYEIGCSINTSELKKNQPLILNEQFEFFYPDDGIKFSIPKNGKLFVTCIHEYNFKLKSIKNPVVNITCLEGDTFLLGNDKITIQDLMCTNFPKPSVRRMKKKCGKSFQQIEIGFSVQKQFVRVFIVCFDPVLQNTFYSHFRLTKWISHSQNAGRISWSNEYYNASSKQIDDAYVQKIQKERINSLLQFPTNSNELVKNDNRHYLARGHLSAKADFYFAHQQSSTFFTINAAPQWQSFNGGNWKTLEVAVRKLVTSQKYDLEIYTGTYKILEISDRQIFLLERNGTLGLPVPLFFWKIVYEPISQTGVAFIGVNNPYITRNQLGDLLICHSVTDDISWVRFKKNNLDSGYVYACRLREFLKVVKNAPKLKVRNILN
- the LOC123315352 gene encoding endocuticle structural glycoprotein SgAbd-8-like gives rise to the protein MIGSMTRNGLGVLALLSCCLCQHYGGQPQYTQPQQQYNPQYSHNTPPPPQILSHKQALNHDGNFKYLFTSDNGLAQGETISPDGSRSGGYAYTDPTGRKISVKYTAGKEGFRILEADHLPKAPQPVAPVPAAQSYPSQQYNGVQDDGQYRPELYEKPNYAYSAPAPYQQRAYSAPVPQSIQQNSINERDYHDEPGKAHSFGNGYVFEFSG